From a region of the Phycisphaerae bacterium genome:
- a CDS encoding N-acetylornithine carbamoyltransferase, whose protein sequence is MRHWLSLLEYEPRELAELVALARRFKAGTATKEAAALRDRILTMVFFNPSLRTRTSFEAAMLRYGGHSICLNVGGDTWKLEHRDGVVMDGDCSEHVREAARVLSRYGDLLAVRTFAALKDAAEDAEDRVLRSFARYATVPVINMESAVDHPCQGLADWQTMDERLNGTRGRRFTLTWAPHVKGLPLAVPHTAVLAAAAAGMHVTIAHPPGYELSRAILDRAQSWCAAAGTRFSVTHEQRDAGCSADVLYVKSWGSPGFYGQADAQRASFKQHAAWMVDAGHLGPETLLLHCLPVRRNVVISDAALDDRRSIVVDEAENRMWAQAAILSHLLRSSHGSK, encoded by the coding sequence ATGCGACACTGGCTTAGCCTGCTGGAGTATGAACCGCGCGAACTCGCTGAATTGGTGGCGCTGGCCCGCCGCTTCAAGGCCGGCACCGCGACCAAGGAAGCCGCCGCCCTGCGTGACCGCATCCTCACGATGGTCTTCTTCAATCCGTCGCTACGGACACGCACCTCGTTCGAGGCAGCGATGCTGCGCTACGGCGGGCACTCCATCTGCCTGAACGTCGGCGGCGACACGTGGAAACTGGAGCATCGCGACGGCGTCGTGATGGACGGCGATTGCTCGGAGCACGTTCGCGAAGCCGCGCGCGTACTGAGCCGCTACGGCGATCTGCTCGCGGTGCGCACCTTTGCCGCCCTGAAGGACGCCGCCGAGGACGCCGAAGACCGCGTGCTGCGTTCGTTTGCCCGGTACGCGACGGTGCCGGTGATCAACATGGAATCCGCCGTGGACCACCCGTGCCAGGGGCTCGCCGACTGGCAGACTATGGACGAGCGGCTGAACGGCACGCGCGGGCGGCGTTTCACGCTCACGTGGGCGCCGCACGTGAAGGGCCTGCCCCTGGCCGTGCCGCATACGGCCGTGCTGGCGGCCGCGGCGGCGGGGATGCACGTCACAATCGCGCACCCGCCGGGCTACGAGCTGAGCCGGGCGATTCTGGACCGCGCCCAGAGCTGGTGCGCCGCGGCCGGCACGCGTTTCAGTGTGACCCACGAACAGCGCGACGCCGGCTGCTCCGCGGATGTGCTTTATGTGAAGAGCTGGGGCAGCCCCGGGTTTTACGGCCAGGCCGACGCCCAGCGCGCGAGCTTCAAGCAGCACGCCGCGTGGATGGTCGACGCCGGCCATCTCGGCCCCGAGACGCTGCTGCTGCACTGCCTGCCGGTCCGCCGCAACGTGGTCATCAGTGACGCGGCGTTGGACGATCGGCGGTCGATCGTCGTGGACGAAGCCGAGAACCGCATGTGGGCGCAGGCGGCGATTCTGAGCCACTTGCTACGCTCGTCGCATGGCTCGAAGTAG
- the argB gene encoding acetylglutamate kinase, with translation MHLQANLKALRTAVPYIRAYKGRVFVVKLGGAVCEPGKLLDGIVDQLALLYQLGIKLVVVHGGGPQASALSQRLGTPPNIFAGRRITDDAALEAVKMALAGTVNTNLLAAFRKADVPAVGLSGVDGRLLAARKRPAQTVSDPATGETREVDFGHVGDIVDVRADVLKHLLTGEYVPVVCSLAADAGGRIYNVNADTVASRIAIALEAAKYFLVSSVDGVMRDPSDPASLQSYLDLEQLDALIATGAISGGMLPKLAACRDALCSGVPRVHIINGLAPDTLLGEVFTNEGCGTLIVQQRNGLNNGTPHAVTP, from the coding sequence ATGCACCTGCAAGCCAACCTGAAGGCCCTCCGCACCGCCGTCCCGTACATCCGCGCGTACAAGGGCCGCGTGTTCGTCGTGAAGCTCGGCGGCGCGGTGTGCGAGCCCGGCAAGCTGCTCGATGGGATCGTCGACCAGCTCGCGCTGCTGTACCAACTGGGTATCAAGCTCGTGGTCGTGCACGGCGGCGGCCCGCAGGCGAGCGCGCTGAGCCAGCGCCTCGGCACTCCGCCCAACATCTTCGCCGGCCGGCGCATCACCGACGATGCCGCACTCGAAGCCGTGAAGATGGCCCTGGCCGGCACGGTGAACACGAACCTGCTCGCCGCTTTCCGCAAGGCCGACGTGCCCGCCGTCGGCCTCAGCGGCGTGGATGGGCGCCTGCTCGCCGCGCGCAAGCGGCCGGCGCAGACCGTCTCCGATCCGGCGACTGGTGAAACACGCGAAGTCGATTTCGGGCACGTCGGCGACATCGTCGATGTGCGCGCGGACGTGCTGAAACACCTGCTGACTGGGGAGTACGTGCCGGTCGTCTGCTCGCTGGCTGCGGACGCCGGCGGGCGCATTTACAACGTGAATGCCGACACGGTCGCGTCCCGGATCGCGATCGCGCTCGAAGCGGCGAAGTACTTCCTGGTCAGCAGCGTCGATGGCGTGATGCGCGACCCGTCCGACCCCGCGTCGCTGCAGTCGTATCTCGACCTGGAGCAGCTCGACGCGCTGATCGCCACCGGCGCCATCAGCGGCGGCATGCTCCCCAAGCTGGCGGCGTGCCGCGACGCGCTCTGCAGCGGCGTCCCGCGCGTCCATATCATCAACGGTCTGGCACCGGATACGTTGCTCGGCGAGGTGTTCACGAACGAGGGCTGCGGCACCCTGATCGTCCAGCAGCGCAACGGGCTGAACAACGGCACGCCGCACGCGGTGACGCCATGA
- the argG gene encoding argininosuccinate synthase: MTSRVVLAFSGGLDTTYCALWLREQGYAVHTVTVQTGGFDADELALIAKRARAAGVAEHRTIDARPELCDDFLRYLIFANALRGDVYPLCVAAERVAHARRCAQYAVEIGADALAHGSTGAGNDQVRFDVAFRVYAPRLKILTPIRDQTLSRAQETDYLNAHGIDIPAQVTRYSINRGLWGATIGGAETHRSDAWLPDEAWVLTAAPDQRPTSPEDVEIGFDHGVPTMLDRRPLDMVGLIETLNGRAGRHGVGRGMHVGDTILGIKGRVAFEAPAAAVLIPAHRELEKLVLSRQQLLWKRTLGDLYGGLLHEARFFDPLTRDLEAFLTSSQRHVTGAVSVRLHAGQATVLGARSPYSLMNPELALYGEGSTLWTGAEAAAFAKLYGLQDWLAARVVAESEGSRAHLA; this comes from the coding sequence ATGACATCACGCGTGGTACTGGCATTCTCGGGCGGACTCGACACGACCTACTGCGCCCTCTGGCTGCGCGAACAGGGCTACGCGGTCCACACTGTCACTGTGCAGACCGGCGGCTTCGACGCCGATGAGCTTGCGCTGATCGCCAAGCGTGCCCGGGCCGCCGGCGTCGCCGAGCACCGCACGATCGACGCCCGGCCCGAGCTGTGCGACGACTTCCTGCGCTACCTCATCTTCGCCAACGCGCTGCGCGGCGACGTGTATCCGCTTTGCGTGGCGGCCGAGCGCGTCGCCCATGCCCGCCGCTGCGCCCAGTACGCCGTTGAGATCGGAGCGGATGCCCTGGCCCACGGCTCCACCGGCGCCGGCAATGACCAGGTGCGCTTCGATGTCGCGTTTCGCGTATATGCCCCGCGGCTGAAGATCCTCACGCCGATCCGCGATCAGACCCTGAGCCGCGCGCAGGAGACGGACTATCTGAATGCCCACGGCATCGACATCCCCGCGCAAGTGACGCGCTACTCGATCAACCGCGGCCTGTGGGGTGCGACGATCGGCGGCGCCGAGACGCACCGCAGCGACGCCTGGCTGCCGGACGAGGCCTGGGTGCTCACCGCTGCTCCCGACCAGCGACCAACGTCGCCGGAAGACGTGGAGATCGGCTTTGACCACGGCGTGCCGACGATGCTCGACCGCCGGCCGCTGGACATGGTCGGGCTGATCGAGACGCTCAATGGCCGCGCCGGTCGGCACGGCGTCGGGCGCGGCATGCATGTCGGCGACACGATTCTGGGGATCAAGGGACGCGTTGCTTTCGAGGCGCCGGCCGCTGCCGTTTTGATTCCCGCCCATCGCGAGCTCGAGAAGCTCGTGCTTTCGCGCCAGCAGTTGCTCTGGAAACGCACGCTCGGCGATCTGTATGGCGGACTGCTGCACGAGGCGCGGTTCTTCGATCCGCTGACGCGCGATCTGGAGGCGTTCCTGACTTCGTCGCAGCGCCACGTGACGGGGGCGGTCAGCGTCCGCCTGCACGCCGGCCAGGCCACCGTACTCGGTGCGCGCAGCCCGTACTCGCTCATGAATCCGGAGCTGGCGCTGTATGGCGAAGGCAGCACGCTGTGGACCGGCGCCGAGGCGGCGGCGTTCGCGAAGCTCTACGGGTTGCAGGACTGGCTGGCCGCGCGGGTGGTGGCCGAAAGCGAGGGCAGCCGTGCGCATCTGGCTTGA
- a CDS encoding aspartate aminotransferase family protein: protein MPALVETYAQFPFTLVAGQGARVRDTTGREYWDFYGGHAVALLGQAHPAVAQALQAQAQRLSFYSNVVPLEVRVRAAERLCAFAPNGLEHVFFCNSGAEANENALKIAIQHTGRRHIAALEGAFHGRTLLALAATAKQNLRQPFDGLLCPTLRLRPNVLEDVAQIDERIAAVIVEPILSTAGVVELQPEFLAALRQRCDAVGARLIYDEVQTGMGRLGRPLAAGEFGVMPDMVTLAKGIANGVPMGAALMTPAVAARVKLDDLGTTFGGGPLACAALLAVLDSIAAAGLVEHARALGTRMQTALRAGPVEEVRGRGCLIGLRVRGEARPVQRALLDRGFITGTSADPRVLRLLPPINLPFEAVDALAAALATLGEPTDATLA from the coding sequence ATGCCGGCCTTGGTTGAGACCTACGCCCAGTTTCCGTTTACGCTCGTGGCGGGGCAGGGGGCTCGCGTGCGCGACACGACCGGCCGCGAGTACTGGGACTTCTACGGCGGTCATGCCGTTGCCCTGCTGGGGCAGGCGCATCCGGCGGTCGCGCAGGCGCTGCAAGCACAAGCGCAGCGACTGTCGTTCTACTCGAACGTCGTGCCGCTGGAGGTGCGTGTGCGGGCGGCGGAGCGTCTGTGCGCGTTCGCGCCGAACGGACTGGAGCACGTCTTCTTCTGCAACAGCGGCGCGGAGGCCAACGAAAACGCGCTGAAGATCGCCATCCAGCACACTGGCCGCCGACACATCGCCGCGCTCGAGGGTGCCTTCCATGGCCGCACGCTGCTCGCACTGGCCGCCACGGCGAAGCAGAACCTGCGGCAGCCCTTCGACGGGCTGCTCTGCCCGACCCTGCGGCTACGACCGAACGTGCTGGAGGATGTGGCGCAAATCGACGAACGAATTGCGGCGGTGATCGTGGAGCCGATCCTGAGCACCGCCGGCGTGGTCGAGCTGCAACCCGAGTTTCTCGCCGCGCTCCGCCAGCGCTGCGACGCCGTCGGCGCCCGGTTGATCTACGACGAAGTGCAGACCGGCATGGGGCGCCTCGGCCGCCCGCTGGCCGCCGGCGAGTTCGGCGTCATGCCGGACATGGTGACGCTGGCGAAGGGCATCGCTAACGGCGTGCCGATGGGGGCGGCACTGATGACGCCGGCGGTGGCCGCACGGGTGAAACTGGATGACCTGGGCACGACTTTCGGCGGTGGGCCGCTCGCGTGTGCGGCGTTGCTGGCCGTACTCGACTCGATTGCGGCCGCGGGACTCGTTGAGCACGCGCGAGCGCTGGGCACACGGATGCAGACCGCGTTGCGCGCCGGTCCCGTGGAAGAGGTGCGCGGTCGCGGCTGTTTGATCGGCCTGCGCGTCCGCGGTGAAGCGCGGCCGGTTCAACGGGCGTTACTCGACCGCGGCTTCATCACGGGCACGAGCGCCGACCCGCGCGTGCTGCGCCTGCTGCCGCCGATCAATCTACCCTTTGAGGCTGTTGATGCACTGGCCGCCGCCTTGGCGACTCTGGGAGAACCAACCGATGCGACACTGGCTTAG
- a CDS encoding right-handed parallel beta-helix repeat-containing protein, protein MRFRFAHWGAGLLISLAPVAGAGTLYVDDDASPGGNGGSWETAFACLQDALAVAASGDEIRVAQGTYFPDRDAEHPTGTGDRAASFTLKDGVALAGGYAGPGAPEPDARDISAYETILSGDIGTPVDNSDNSYHVVQGGGAGPTALLDGFTITAGHVEGASTSDGGGGVYCLTSSPTLANCTITANSASGRFAFGAGVYCNSSSPALIGCAIVGNSANGTYSIGAGMYCEFSYPTLTTCTITGNSATGGYGDGGGLYCSSSDATLIGCTITGNVVADHAGGIYCGDSSPTFTDCAIADNTAGQSGGGVYCGYSDPTLTNCAVTGNKAGSGDGGGLCFDSSTPILVRCTIMGNSIMESYGNGHGGGVYFSSSSPTLTECTITRNTATNHGGGISCRNSGATLINCTITDNAADRYGGGVNCSGSPGPTLTNCMLAGNLAASSGGGVYCYPPSDLTLTNCILWANTPGSIAPQSGSPIVTYCDVEGGWSGAGNIDADPAFAFPGDPHLLSGSPCIDAGSNSPPGGLPPSDLDGQPRPLDGDGDGSAMADIGVYEFNPATPTLALTAARLTFVVPVGQSGSQTLGIRNSSAGALAWALTWKADWLTADPASGESTGEIDTVTLTADTAQLAHGRHVATVWVNSDQAFNAPRAVLLEVRATSGLHVPSEYPTIQAAIDAAVPGDEIVIADGVYTGAGNRNLDFHGLSITVRSASGDPTTCIVDCEGSGRGFNFHSRESAASIVQSLTIRNGGTGGVSCVNHSCPTLTNCIITGNTASNGNGGGLYCAFSSPALTNCAITDNVTVIDGGGVYCEYYASPVLAGCRLMGNVADDGGALYCSRGSDPMLTNCAITGNAANFQSGGGIYCELSSPTLTNCTISGNTASADGGGLCARAANPTLANCILWANTPQEIYVSSGSPVVTYCDVQGSYEGIGNIDAKPLFVRDPDPGPDGQWGTPDDDFGDLHLTHGSPCIDAGDNAALPDEVTLDLDGNPRFIDVPCRPDTGNGTPPIVDMGAYEAPGDVFIDCNGNSVDDLCDVLDGTSLDANGNGVPDECEVCVGDLDCSGAVDFVDINAFVLYLSNFPVWQATYAGCLVANGDIDGDGVCPSFSDINPFVTLLSTHWLPMQCP, encoded by the coding sequence ATGCGGTTTCGTTTTGCGCATTGGGGCGCGGGGCTGTTGATCTCACTCGCGCCGGTCGCCGGGGCCGGCACGCTGTATGTCGATGACGACGCGTCGCCGGGCGGGAATGGAGGTAGCTGGGAGACCGCTTTCGCGTGTCTCCAGGACGCGCTGGCGGTCGCGGCGAGTGGCGACGAAATCCGCGTCGCGCAAGGCACGTACTTCCCGGACCGCGATGCCGAGCATCCCACGGGGACCGGCGACCGCGCGGCGAGCTTCACGCTCAAGGACGGCGTGGCGCTGGCGGGCGGATACGCGGGGCCGGGGGCGCCCGAGCCCGACGCGCGCGACATTTCCGCCTACGAGACGATCCTCAGCGGCGATATCGGCACGCCGGTTGACAACAGCGACAACAGCTACCACGTCGTGCAGGGCGGCGGTGCCGGTCCGACGGCGCTGCTCGACGGATTCACGATCACGGCTGGGCACGTGGAGGGCGCCTCGACCAGCGACGGCGGCGGTGGCGTGTACTGTCTGACCTCCAGCCCGACGCTGGCCAATTGCACGATCACAGCCAACTCGGCCAGCGGGAGGTTCGCGTTTGGCGCCGGTGTGTACTGCAATTCCAGCAGCCCGGCATTGATCGGCTGTGCGATTGTGGGCAACTCGGCCAACGGGACGTACAGCATCGGCGCCGGCATGTACTGCGAGTTCTCCTACCCGACGCTGACCACTTGCACAATCACCGGGAATTCCGCGACGGGAGGGTATGGCGACGGCGGGGGCTTGTACTGCTCCTCGTCGGACGCCACGCTGATTGGTTGCACGATCACGGGCAACGTTGTCGCCGACCATGCCGGCGGCATCTACTGTGGCGATTCCAGCCCGACATTCACAGACTGCGCTATTGCCGACAACACGGCGGGGCAAAGCGGCGGTGGCGTGTACTGCGGGTACTCTGACCCCACACTCACCAACTGTGCGGTAACGGGCAACAAGGCCGGCAGTGGCGATGGCGGCGGACTGTGCTTTGATTCTTCGACCCCGATCTTGGTCCGTTGCACGATCATGGGCAACTCGATCATGGAATCGTATGGCAATGGTCATGGTGGCGGAGTGTACTTTTCGTCGTCCTCCCCCACGTTGACCGAGTGCACGATCACGCGCAACACCGCTACCAATCACGGAGGCGGCATCTCTTGTCGCAATTCAGGGGCAACGCTCATCAATTGCACAATCACCGACAATGCCGCCGACCGTTATGGCGGTGGCGTGAACTGCTCCGGCTCCCCCGGTCCGACGTTGACCAACTGCATGCTGGCGGGCAACTTGGCCGCTTCTTCCGGCGGTGGCGTCTACTGTTATCCTCCCAGCGACCTTACGCTGACCAACTGCATACTCTGGGCCAACACGCCGGGGTCAATCGCGCCCCAGAGCGGCAGTCCCATCGTGACGTACTGCGACGTGGAAGGCGGGTGGAGTGGCGCGGGGAACATTGACGCCGACCCCGCTTTCGCCTTTCCGGGCGACCCGCATTTGTTGAGCGGTTCGCCGTGCATCGACGCCGGCAGCAATAGCCCTCCCGGTGGCCTGCCTCCGAGCGACCTCGATGGGCAGCCCCGGCCGCTCGACGGCGACGGCGATGGTTCGGCGATGGCAGACATCGGCGTCTACGAATTCAACCCGGCCACGCCAACGCTGGCCCTCACCGCAGCGCGGCTCACATTCGTGGTCCCGGTGGGGCAGAGCGGGTCACAAACGTTGGGCATTCGCAACAGCAGTGCGGGCGCATTGGCTTGGGCATTGACGTGGAAGGCTGACTGGCTGACGGCCGATCCCGCGAGCGGGGAATCGACAGGCGAGATCGACACGGTGACGCTGACGGCGGACACGGCACAGTTGGCGCACGGAAGGCACGTCGCCACGGTGTGGGTGAACTCGGATCAGGCCTTCAATGCCCCGCGCGCCGTGCTGTTGGAGGTGCGCGCAACCTCGGGATTGCATGTCCCGAGCGAGTATCCGACGATCCAAGCGGCGATCGACGCCGCGGTGCCCGGTGACGAAATCGTCATAGCCGACGGCGTGTATACCGGCGCGGGAAACCGGAACCTCGATTTTCATGGCCTGTCGATCACGGTGCGATCCGCGAGCGGCGATCCGACCACGTGCATCGTTGACTGCGAGGGCAGCGGACGGGGTTTCAACTTCCATAGCCGTGAGAGTGCTGCTTCAATCGTGCAGAGTCTGACGATCCGAAATGGGGGCACTGGCGGCGTGTCCTGCGTCAACCACTCTTGCCCAACGCTAACCAACTGCATAATCACTGGCAACACGGCCAGCAACGGCAACGGCGGTGGTTTGTATTGCGCCTTCTCCAGCCCAGCGCTGACCAACTGCGCGATCACGGATAATGTGACCGTCATCGACGGCGGAGGCGTGTACTGCGAGTACTACGCGAGCCCGGTGCTGGCCGGTTGCAGGCTCATGGGCAACGTGGCCGATGACGGCGGAGCCCTGTACTGCAGCCGCGGCTCCGACCCGATGCTCACCAACTGCGCGATCACGGGCAATGCGGCCAACTTCCAGAGCGGCGGCGGCATATACTGCGAGCTCTCGAGCCCAACGCTCACGAACTGCACGATCTCGGGCAATACGGCCAGTGCGGACGGCGGGGGCCTATGCGCGCGCGCCGCCAACCCAACGCTGGCCAATTGCATCCTCTGGGCCAACACGCCTCAGGAGATCTACGTCTCTTCAGGCAGCCCGGTCGTGACTTACTGCGACGTTCAGGGCAGCTACGAAGGCATTGGCAACATCGACGCGAAACCACTTTTCGTGCGCGACCCGGACCCTGGCCCGGACGGGCAATGGGGCACGCCGGACGATGATTTCGGCGATCTCCACCTGACGCACGGTTCGCCCTGCATCGACGCCGGCGATAATGCGGCCCTGCCGGATGAGGTCACGCTCGACCTGGACGGCAATCCGCGTTTTATTGATGTGCCCTGCCGCCCCGACACGGGCAATGGCACGCCGCCGATCGTGGATATGGGGGCCTATGAAGCGCCCGGCGATGTGTTCATCGACTGCAACGGCAATAGCGTGGACGACCTGTGCGACGTGCTCGACGGCACGAGTCTCGACGCGAACGGCAACGGCGTGCCCGACGAGTGCGAGGTTTGCGTCGGCGACCTGGATTGCAGCGGGGCCGTCGACTTCGTCGATATCAACGCGTTCGTGCTCTACCTGTCGAACTTCCCCGTGTGGCAAGCGACCTACGCCGGTTGCTTGGTGGCCAACGGCGACATCGACGGCGACGGCGTGTGCCCGTCGTTCAGCGACATCAACCCGTTCGTGACGCTGCTCTCCACCCACTGGCTGCCGATGCAGTGCCCGTAG
- the argC gene encoding N-acetyl-gamma-glutamyl-phosphate reductase, with protein sequence MKRPIHVAILGASGYGAGELLRLFTQHPEVEVVSATSTSQVGQPLAQLHPHLRGFYDLRTTAAVDFEQLLAGEYAVVFSALPRGASGSALDALLTTVQRVPGQDCLRVIDLSGDLRLTDAGQHARHYPNTPLLPERRRMFVYGLPELFRAQIRTARCITNPGCLASAAILAAAPLVSGGYVGPLAIDAKTGSSGAGRQLKETTHHPTRHADFRAYEPLSHQHEPEIRQALGDPTGARIQTSFIAQSMDTARGIFLTLHATLPEPLDTAALHRRYTAFYAESPFVRIIAGSPALQNVVGSNFCDIGLAVRDRQVIVMAAIDNLVKGMAGTAIQNLNLMCGLPETTGLWVPALRPV encoded by the coding sequence ATGAAGCGGCCGATTCACGTGGCGATCCTGGGCGCCAGCGGCTACGGCGCCGGCGAATTGCTGCGGTTGTTCACGCAGCATCCGGAGGTCGAAGTCGTGTCGGCGACGTCGACGTCGCAAGTGGGACAGCCGCTGGCACAACTCCACCCGCACTTACGCGGCTTCTACGACCTGCGGACGACGGCAGCGGTTGATTTCGAGCAACTGCTGGCGGGCGAGTACGCCGTCGTGTTTTCCGCGCTCCCGCGCGGCGCCAGTGGCAGCGCCCTCGACGCGTTGCTCACCACCGTGCAACGCGTGCCCGGGCAGGACTGCCTGCGTGTCATTGATCTATCGGGCGATCTGCGCCTGACCGACGCCGGGCAGCACGCGCGCCACTACCCGAATACGCCGCTCTTGCCCGAGCGGCGGCGCATGTTCGTCTACGGTTTGCCCGAGCTGTTCCGCGCGCAAATCCGCACCGCCCGTTGCATTACGAACCCTGGTTGCCTGGCGAGCGCGGCGATTCTCGCGGCCGCGCCGCTGGTCAGCGGCGGCTACGTGGGACCCCTGGCGATCGACGCGAAGACGGGCTCGTCCGGGGCGGGCCGCCAGCTCAAGGAGACGACGCACCATCCGACGCGTCACGCCGACTTCCGCGCGTACGAGCCGCTATCGCACCAGCACGAGCCGGAAATCCGCCAAGCCCTGGGTGATCCCACGGGCGCGCGCATCCAGACGAGCTTCATCGCCCAGAGCATGGATACCGCGCGCGGCATTTTTCTCACGTTGCATGCGACGCTGCCGGAGCCGCTTGATACAGCGGCGCTGCACCGGCGGTACACGGCGTTCTATGCCGAAAGCCCGTTCGTACGGATCATCGCGGGCTCGCCGGCGCTGCAGAACGTAGTCGGCTCGAACTTCTGCGACATCGGCCTCGCTGTGCGCGACCGCCAGGTGATCGTGATGGCCGCCATTGACAACCTGGTGAAGGGCATGGCCGGCACGGCGATCCAGAACCTGAACCTGATGTGTGGCCTGCCCGAGACGACCGGCCTGTGGGTGCCGGCGCTGCGTCCGGTGTAG
- a CDS encoding M20/M25/M40 family metallo-hydrolase: MIERLMRYVATRSLSRQEHELADLVGADLERAGLAVHRQGNNIWCELGDTARPRLLLNSHLDTVPPGNGWSADPWQPRRVAGRLVGLGANDAKGCVVALITAALALHARLNAGAPLGGTVVLALTAEEEISGAGLATILDQLRPLDAALVGEPTGLVPMIAQRGLLSLRGTARGRSAHPANTPMDSPDNAIFTAARDLVHLRDFDWGPPHPLLGRCHAHVTKITGGVARNVVPDTCEFHLDIRTTPGESHQALYERLSRALRSELAIHSARLVPVETDPDAAIVQAVRRALPNTPPAGSPAMSDMVFLAGVPSVKIGPGLSARSHTPDEFITDDELAAGATAYERIAREYCNLRASAASVSATAEGQA, encoded by the coding sequence ATGATCGAGCGGCTGATGCGCTATGTCGCGACGCGCAGCCTGTCGCGCCAGGAGCACGAGCTGGCCGACCTCGTCGGGGCGGACCTGGAAAGAGCGGGGCTTGCCGTGCACCGGCAGGGCAACAACATCTGGTGCGAGCTGGGCGACACGGCGCGGCCGCGCTTGCTGTTGAACTCGCACCTGGACACTGTGCCGCCGGGCAACGGCTGGTCTGCTGATCCGTGGCAGCCGCGCCGCGTCGCCGGGCGTCTGGTCGGCCTGGGCGCCAACGATGCCAAGGGTTGCGTCGTGGCGCTCATCACGGCCGCGCTCGCATTGCACGCGCGACTGAATGCCGGTGCGCCGCTGGGGGGCACCGTGGTGCTGGCCCTCACAGCCGAGGAAGAAATCAGCGGTGCGGGGCTGGCGACGATCCTCGACCAACTGCGGCCGCTCGACGCCGCACTGGTCGGCGAGCCCACTGGTCTGGTGCCCATGATCGCGCAGCGGGGCTTGCTCAGCCTGCGCGGCACGGCCCGTGGCCGCAGCGCCCACCCGGCCAACACGCCGATGGATTCCCCCGATAATGCCATCTTCACTGCCGCCCGCGACCTCGTGCACCTGCGCGACTTCGACTGGGGCCCGCCGCACCCGCTGCTCGGCCGCTGCCACGCGCACGTCACGAAGATCACCGGCGGCGTCGCCCGCAATGTCGTGCCGGACACATGCGAGTTCCATCTCGACATCCGCACGACGCCGGGCGAATCGCACCAGGCGTTGTACGAGCGACTCTCACGCGCCCTGCGCAGTGAACTGGCCATCCACAGCGCCCGCCTCGTGCCGGTCGAAACCGACCCCGACGCCGCGATTGTCCAAGCCGTCCGCCGCGCGCTGCCGAACACCCCACCCGCCGGCAGCCCCGCAATGAGCGATATGGTCTTCCTCGCCGGCGTGCCCAGCGTGAAGATCGGCCCCGGCCTGTCCGCCCGCTCGCACACGCCGGACGAGTTCATCACCGATGACGAGTTGGCGGCCGGCGCCACGGCATACGAGCGGATTGCGCGGGAATACTGCAACTTGCGCGCTTCTGCCGCGTCGGTAAGCGCGACTGCGGAGGGCCAGGCATGA